In Poecile atricapillus isolate bPoeAtr1 chromosome 9, bPoeAtr1.hap1, whole genome shotgun sequence, the following are encoded in one genomic region:
- the TMEM115 gene encoding transmembrane protein 115: MRRYLPVARQHFLAALAGTSVVVKSLSAAVVLLYLLSFGLDTAYGLGVTPGYLLPPNFWVWTLLTHGLVEERAWGLAASLATLGAAGRLLEPLWGALELLVFFAVVNISVGLLAALAYFLTYVASFHLDSLFAVRIHGGLGFLGGVLVALKQTMGDSTVLKVPQVRMKAVPMLLLLLLALLRLAALVESNVLASYGFGLLSSWVYLRFYQRHSRGRGDMSDHFAFATFFPEILQPVVGLVANLVHSVLVKVRLCRKTVKRYDVGAPSSITISLPGTDPQDAERRRQLALKALNERLKRVEDQSAWPSMEDDEEEAAAAAKANSPLLPDPSAAGKSPGQESNLISFQDAPAQL; this comes from the exons ATGCGGCGGTACCTGCCGGTGGCCCGGCAGCACTTCCTGGCGGCGCTGGCCGGCACCAGCGTGGTGGTGAAGTCGCTGAGCGCCGCCGTGGTGCTGCTGTACCTGCTCTCCTTCGGGCTGGACACGGCCTACGGGCTGGGGGTGACTCCCGGCTACCTCCTGCCCCCCAACTTCTGGGTGTGGACGCTGCTGACGCACGGGCTGGTGGAGGAGCGCGCCTGGGGGCTGGCGGCCAGCCTGGCCACGCTGGGGGCGGCCGGGCGCctgctggagcccctctggggCGCGCTGGAGCTCCTCGTCTTCTTCGCCGTGGTGAACATCTCCGTGGGGCTCCTGGCGGCCCTCGCCTACTTCCTCACCTATGTGGCCTCCTTCCACCTCGACTCTCTGTTCGCCGTCCGCATCCACGGCGGGCTGGGCTTCCTCGGAGGGGTCTTGGTGGCCCTCAAGCAGACGATGGGGGACAGCACCGTACTGAAGGTGCCTCAGGTCAGAATGAAGGCTGTCCCcatgctcctgctcctcctcctggctctgctgcgGCTCGCTGCCCTCGTCGAGAGCAATGTACTGGCCTCGTACGGTTTcgggctcctctccagctggGTCTATCTCCGCTTCTACCAGCGGCACAGTAGAGGCCGCGGAGACATGAGCGACCACTTCGCCTTTGCCACTTTCTTCCCCGAGATCCTGCAGCCCGTGGTGGGTCTGGTGGCCAACCTGGTGCACAGCGTGCTGGTGAAGGTGCGCTTGTGCCGTAAGACCGTCAAGCGCTACGACGTGGGTGCCCCGTCCTCCATCACCATCAGCCTGCCCGGGACAGACCCCCAGGACGCCGAGAGGAGAAG gcagctggCCCTGAAGGCTTTGAACGAGCGGCTGAAGCGAGTGGAGGACCAATCAGCCTGGCCCAGCATggaggatgatgaggaggaggcggcagcagcagcgaaAGCCAACAGCCCGCTGCTGCCCGACCCCAGCGCAGCTGGGAAGAGCCCCGGCCAGGAGTCCAACCTCATCAGCTTCCAGGACGCCCCGGCCCAGCTGTGA
- the LOC131582303 gene encoding transmembrane reductase CYB561D2 — MALTAETESRLYRSLRVAAGAAAHLVALGFPAAVAVLARPGSSLFSWHPLLMALAFSFLMTEALLIFSPETSLLRSFSRKVRVRAHWALQLLALLCALLGLGIITYNKHLNGKGHFVTWHGLTGLLAVLYAGGQCAGGVLLLYPKLMKNWTLAKLKLYHATSGLVGYLLGCASLMLGMCSLWFTTTVTGASWYLAMLCPLVTSLVIMNQVSNAYLYRKRSQH, encoded by the exons ATGGCCCTGACGGCCGAGACCGAGTCCCGCCTGTATCGCTCGCTGCGCGTGGCCGCCGGCGCCGCCGCGCACCTCGTGGCGCTGGGATTCCCCGCCGCTGTGGCCGTGCTGGCGCGGCCCGGATCCA GTCTCTTCTCCTGGCACCCGTTGCTCATGGCCCTCGCG TTCTCGTTCCTGATGACGGAAGCGCTGCTGATCTTCTCCCCGGAGACCTCGCTGCTGCGCTCCTTCTCCCGCAAGGTCCGAGTGCGGGCGCACTGGGCCCTGCAGCTGCTCGCCCTGCTCTGCgcgctcctggggctgggaatcATTACCTACAACAAGCACCTGAACGGCAAAGGCCACTTTGTCACCTGGCACGGGCTGACGGGGCTGCTGGCCGTGCTGTACGCCGGCGGGCAGTGCGCCGGGGGCGTGCTCCTGCTCTACCCCAAGCTGATGAAGAACTGGACGCTGGCCAAGCTGAAGCTGTACCACGCAACCTCAGGGCTGGTGGGCtacctgctgggctgtgccagcctgaTGTTGGGCATGTGCTCCCTCTGGTTCACCACCACGGTGACCGGTGCCTCGTGGTACCTCGCCATGCTGTGTCCCCTCGTCACCAGCCTGGTTATCATGAACCAGGTGAGCAACGCGTACCTGTACCGCAAGCGGAGCCAGCACTGA